DNA from Thermococcus bergensis:
AAAAAGGCAGTTGAGTTTAATAAAAAATTTTCGACTTTACTAGATTATCATGACTTTTGGCATGCAGGGCTTCAAGATATATGTCCCTCAGAGCTATTTGGTGGATTAACAAATGTGCTCACGAAAACCGAGAAGCTGAGACTAAGTAAGTTTTCAAAAAGCATGCTAGAAGCATATTGGGATTCAGTATTGTTTAATGTTTACAAAAGTTACAAAGAAAACACCTTACAAAAGGTTTATAGTAACTTGGAATACTTCTTTGAGACATTATACAAACAACCAAGAGTTCAATGAACAATAAAAGGTGCTTAATATATGTCAGTAAATATAAGAGATGTCCTTGAGGAATCTATAAAAGTCTCAAAAAATCTAAAAGGAGACATAGTCATAACAATAATTCTTTTCCTTATTCTTTCTATTTTCGGATACGCCCAAGCAATGCTCATGAAGAATTTTATAGATTCTCTTGTATCATTACAGGAATTTTCAACAATCTCAAAAATTGGATTAGCTCTGCTGGTTCTCACATTTTTAAGCTACTTAGGAAGTTTTTATGGGGAGTTCATGCTCCAGAGATTGGGAATCAAAGCTTTAAAAATATTTTCTCAAGATTTGGTTTTCTCTATTCATAGGGCAAAACTAGGAAAAATAAGCAGTGGAGATGTAATAGCGAGATTCGTTTCGGACTTACCAGAGCTCAGTCTGGGATTAGCAGGTTTAATCCCTGGATTAAGTGTTCAGTTGATTAATATTGCAGTAGCAACGTTTACCCTATATTCATTATCTCCAACAATGCTTCTTGTAGCTGTCTTAATAATCCCAATAAACTATGCTATCTATAAGAAAGCATCAGGAAAATCCATTGAGTATTCAAAACGAGAAAGAGAATCATTGTCAAAAGTAGTTGCTGTTACCAAAACAAGCATTGATAATCTTTTCTTTATTAAACGTTTGGATAAGTACGAATATTTTGAAGAGAGATTCTCCATGAGTCTTTCAGAGTGGTTAAAGAATATGACAAGATTCCTGCGGGTAAGGATATTCTTCCAGAAATCGTACTATTACACAAGCAGTATAGCTCGACTGATAATGTTGCTTGTTGGTGGTTGGCTGGCAACAAAAGGACTCGCCTCAGTGGGAGCAATCGTAGCTTTCACGAACTATTTACCGCAATTCTATGAACCTCTTACTAATCTGGCTAATTCATTCACATATCTCAATGCACTTATCCCTTACGTAGAGCGCTATAAGGAGATAGTAAACATTGAAAAAGAAGACCTTGATAAGGGGCATGAGTTAAAATCGGTCAAAAGCATTGAATGTAAAAATGTAAGTGTTGGCATTTTAAGTAATGTGACTCTAGAACTCAAAAAGAACGAAACAATTGGAATCGTTGGACCCATAGGTTCTGGAAAAACAACCCTGGCATTAACTTTAATCAGGTTACGTGAGCCAGAGACTGGCCACATTTTAATAAATGGGAAAGATTACCGGGTTTATAGTCTTAGGTCTTTAAGAAAGAGGATATATTACCTACCATCTAAAGACTGGATTTTTGATGGAACTTTAAAGGAGAATTTGATGCTTGACGAAGTGTATCAAGAGGACGAAGTTATTCATGTTCTCAAGATTGTAGGAATAGATTTTGCCGAACTTGATGATTATATAACTAGTAAAGCTCTTTCTGAAGGACAAAAACAAAAAATAGCACTGGCAAGGGCACTTTTAAGAAAACCGGAGGTTTTGATACTTGATGAGGCCACAAACAGTCTTGATGTTCAAAATGAAGCTCAAGTCCTCGAAAAGATTCGAGAGTTTTTAAAGGACTCGACTTTAATTATAATATCGCATCGTTTAACCGCTCTAAAAAATGCTGATAAGATATTTGTTTTAAATAAGGGGAAGATCCTTGACTCTGGCAAACATGAGGAACTCTACGAAAGATGCTCCCTGTATAGAACGCTCGTTGAGAACTCAAGAGTATCTTAGGGGATATAAATCAAAGCATGTCTTTGGGCTAGTTTTTAAAATTATGGGAGTCTAGGCATTTAACACAACAGTTTAAGTCATATTCTTGGCAATGACATATTATGTCCTAGATACGGGATTGATATCTTAGTGAAGATTGATCTATTGTTGCGATTTCATGGCTTTACTACAATCACTTTTTATGAGAGTGGTGAAAAAAGTTTTAATTAACATTTTTATGCATAAATAAACCTTAAAAACCCTAAATTTTTACATTTTTTTGATAAGGTGATGCTCATGAAATGGAAAGCTAAGGTTGTAATCCGCTTAAAAAAAGGTCTTAACGATCCTGAAGGGAGGGTTATTGGAAAGGCGCTCAAAAACTTAGGCTATAAAGTTGAAGAGCTGAAGGTTCCAAAATATTTCGAGTTCATTTTTGAAAGCGAAGCTCCAGAGAAAGATGTCGAGGAGATGTGCAAACGCCTGCTTGCAAACCCAGTTATCCACACTTATGAGTATCAAATCGAGCCTTTAGGTGAGTGAAATGCCAAAGTTCGCTGTCATAGTATTCCCAGGGACAAACTGCGATTTTGAGACTGTTGAAGCAATTAAAAAAGCTGGTGGAAAAGCGGAGAGAGTCTGGTACAAGCAAAGCCTCAAAGACTTTGATGGTGTTGTTTTGCCCGGTGGATTCAGCTATGCCGATTATCTAAGGGCCGGGGCGATAAGTGCAAGGGCAGAGGTAATGGAGGAAGTTAAAGCTCTTGCTAATGAAGGCAAACCCGTTTTAGGCATTTGCAACGGCTTTCAAATCTTAACGGAGTCAGCTCTTCTGCCGGGAGCATTGAGACCAAATAAGATTCCAAGCTTCCTATGCAAGTGGGTTTACCTTAAAGTTAGCGACACCCAAACAGCTTTTACTCAATTTTACAAAGAGGGAGAGGTCATTAGAATGCCAATAGCACATGCTGAAGGGAATTACTACTCCGAGAGCTTAGATAACATAAGAATAACCTTCCAGTACAGCGACGATAAAGGAAACACAACGGAAGATGCAAACCCCAACGGTTCTCTCTTGAACATAGCTGGAATAAGCAACGAAAAAGGAAACGTTCTTGGCATGATGCCCCACCCGGAGAGAGCGAGTGATAAGTGGCTGGGGAGCGAGGACGGGTTAAGGCTCTTCAAGAGCATGGTGGAATATGCTAAGAGGTGATCTTTAGGACTGAGTCCCTAAAACGCCTAAATTTTCCTTTACCTTCCTATTCCTAAGTCCTCAAGCGTGAGCATTTTTACAGCCTTTGTACTTTATGCAATTTTGTACACATAAGATAAATCTTTTTAAATTTGTCCGACAAATAGATAAAATGGTGAGACAAATGGCTACAACGGTTAAGGTATCTGCAAGAATACCTCCCGCTCTTGCAAAAGAAATGGAAAAACTTATTGAAGCCGGAATTTATTCTAACCCTAGTTCCCACCACCTGTGAAGTTGTATAATCTGTCCAGATTCACGGCCAGAATCGCCCCTAAAATCCTGACAGCTAACCCCCTCAAACTAACACTCCTGCTCGGCCTCAGAAGAAACTCAGAAAACTTCGAAAACAAAGTCTCAATCCTCCTGCGAAAGTCAGACAAGTACTTGTAAAACTTCTTCTCCTCCAGATTACTAACCTGATTCTCCCGCTTCACCGGCGTGTAAACAACGCCAAACTTCAGGAATTCCTCCTGAAGTTCTCTACTAACGTAACCCTTATCCAAAAACAGAAAACAGCCAGAAAACTCCTCAACAATCACCCAGAACTTTTCCCTGACAACACTCACATCATGCTTATTCGCCGGATCAACGGACAGCAAAGCCAGCAAATTTCCATCAGAGTAACAGGTCAGCTTGTACCCATAGTAAAACTTTTTTTAGAGGGAACAAACCCAACTGCGGGCTTTTCAGAGATGACTTCTGAAGAACCCTCCTTATCCTTCCTGTTTTTTCTGGCCAACTCCTTGGTCTGAATGGGCTTTGAGTCCAGTATTCTAACGTATTCTCTGGCGTGTTTTTTGAATAATTCTTCCTGCGCTAGGAGCAGGAGTTTTTCGTGCCTGTTCAAGCGTTCTGTTAGTTTGTTGTACCTGATTTTGGGGAACAGCTTCATTTCTTCGATTAGGACTCTGTAAGCGTGCTTGTAAACTCCGTTAAAGTGCAAGTGTGCTAGTATTGCGAAGGTTATTAGGTCGTAGAGGCTGATTATTTCCCTGTGAGTGTTTTTCGGGTAGTGTTTGCTGATTATCGGATAGATTTCGGATTTTATGATCAGGATTTCCTGCTGAAAGTTCATAACAACCACCAATCAACCAAAAGACTTAAGTGCTTATAACTCTAACGATCTAATGGGAACTAGGGTTATTCTAACAAAAGTGAGATCATCAAAGATGCACTCAGAGAATTCCTCCTGAAAAAGAAGTATCTCCAAGCCGATGAAAGGGAATACATCAGAAACATGCTAAAAGCTATGGAGCCAATTCTTGCAGAAGACTGGGAGAGCGAGGCTGATGCACAGTGGGACGAATACGGAGGAATTGACTATGAACCAGATAAAGCCTAAAAGAAACCTTCAACAGTGGGAAATAATCCTTCTCGAGTTTCCATTCACAAATCTTCGCAAAAAGAAGCTACGACCGGTTTTGATAGTCTCCAATAATGTTCTTAACAAAATCAGCAACAGCATTATAACTGTTCAAATAACCTCAAACCTACCAAGTGGTTTTAAAGAGTACAACGTTTTGCTCTCTGATTCCGACGTTAATAGATATGCAGGAACTCAACCACTTTACCAAAGCGTGATAAAGCCTTATGTAGTTTTCACCATTGAAAAGCAAATGGTTAAAAAGAGACTCGGCGTATTAAAACCCCATAAAATTAAGGAAGTTAAAGAAAGCATGAAAAAAGTTTTCTCAATCTCCTGATAATTTAATCCCTACTTCATTTGATGTCTTAGTAGGCTTTTTCTTTTTTCTGTGATATAATCCTTTAAATCAGAAAATTCTCGCAGAGAGTTTTTAACATTTTTATGTATAAATAAACCTTAAAAACTCCAAATTTTTACATTTTTCTGGTAATAAAGGAGGTGTCAAGATGTTTCCTCACGAAGAAAAGATCATCCGTGAAAGGCTCGGTAGAGAGCCTAATGAAGTTGAAAAATCCATGCTTGAGATAATGTGGAGCGAGCATGCATCATACAAATCAAGCAGAAAGTGGCTCAAACTTTTGCCCACTGAAAACGAGCACGTTATTTTAGGCCCGGGAGAGGATGCGGGTGTTGTAAAATTCGATGAAAACACGGCGATAGTTGTTGGAATAGAGAGCCACAATCATCCAAGCGCTGTTGAGCCTTACGGTGGAGCGGCCACAGGCGTTGGGGGGATTGTGAGGGATATTCTCTGCATGGGAGCAAGACCCATAGCTCTCCTTGACCCACTCCGTTTTGGACCCTTGGAGAAGGAACGCAACCGCTATCTGTTTGAATACGTGGTCAAGGGAATAGCCGATTACGGCAATAGAATAGGCGTTCCAACTGTTGGTGGCGAGACAGAGTTCGATGAAAGTCTTGACAGCTATACCTTAGTCAACGTTGCCTGTATTGGCATGATGCATCCCAATGAGTTAATCCACAGCTACGTTGAGGAAAGCGGCCTTTTGTTGGTTTTAGTTGGCAACAAAACAGGAAGAGATGGAATTCACGGCGTAACATTTGCGAGCGAAGAGTTAAGCGAGAATGCGGAAGAGGAAGACCGCTCAGCCGTTCAAATTCCCGACCCGTTTACAGAGAAACTCTTAATCGAGGCAACCATTGAAGCTGTGAAGAGGGGTAAAATCAAAGCTCTTAAAGATTTGGGCGGCGGAGGTTTAACCTGTGCCTCCTCGGAGATGGCCGGAAAGAAGGGGTTTGGAGCAATAATCTACGCGGACAGAGTGCCCCAAAGAGAGCCAAACATGACTCCAACGGAGGTTATGATTTCCGAGAGCCAGGAAAGAATGCTCTTCGCCGTTAGGAAAGAAGATCTGAAAGAGATAACAAAGATTTTTGAGAAGTATGAGCTTGAGTGGACTGTTGTCGGTGAGATCATAGAAGAGCCTAGGTATATCGTCTACTGGAATAGTGAAAAGGTCGCCGACCTGCCCATAGACCTCCTCACAGAAGTGCCAACGATAGAATGGGAAGCAAAGCCCTACAACATTGAGAGAGACGTCGAGACGCCGGAAATAGGACTCAAAGAGGCTTTCTTCAAAGTTCTATCAAGCCCGAACATAGTAAGCAAGGAGTGGGTCTACAGACAGTACGATCATGAGGTTCAAGGAAGGACAGTTCTAAAGCCCGGAAAGGACGCGGCGGTGCTAAAAATAAACGATGAATACGGACTGGCTTTTGTTAGCGATGGAAATCCGTCCTACAGCTACCTGAACCCATATCACGGAGCAATGGGTGCTGTTGCCGAAGTCGTTAGAAACTTAGCAAGCGTTGGAGCAAAACCCTTGGCTTTGGTAGATAACCTGAACTTTGCCTCTCCAGAGAGGCCGGAAGTTTACTGGAGCTTCATTGAGACCATTAAAGGGCTTGCCGATGCGGCGAGAGCGTTTAACCTAGCTTACGTGAGCGGGAACGTTAGCTTTTACAATGAGGTAGGAAACAGGCCTATAAAACCAACGCCAGTTGTCGCTGGTCTCGGAAAAGTGAGGCTTGAGAGCCTCATGACGATGGACTTCAAAGATGAAGGAGACCTCATAGCCGTTGTAGGGGTGACAAAGAAGGAACTTGGTGGGAGTGAACTCTACAGAGTTTTGGGATTGAAAGGAGGAATAACCCCAAGAGTTGAGCTAGAGAGAGAAAAGAAAAATGTTGAAAGCATTTTAAAGGCAATAGAGCTCGGGTTGGTGAAGGCCGTTCATGACGTAAGCAGGGGCGGCCTAGCCGTTGCACTCATAGAAATGGCCATTGCTGGAAATAAAGGATTTGAAGCAGATGTAACAAAGGTTCCGGTAGAAGGAAAACTCTCCCCTCTGGAAGTGCTCTTTTCAGAGAGTCACGGACGCTTCGTAGTGAGCTTTGAAAAGGAGAACCTTGAAAAAGTGGAAGAATTGTTCAAGGAATTTGCCGTGATAGGGGAAGTAACGGGGAGAGATATCACATTCACAAACGGAAAAGAAGAATTAATCAAACTAAACCTAAGTAAAGCCCAAAATATCTACAATTCACTTGCAAATGTCCTGGGAGAGTAAGTTCTCCCTTTTTGCACTTTTTGATAGATATAAACAATGAAAACTCATTTTTTCAATTTTAAAACGAGATTTAATAAGAAAATAACTCCCGTAACTACCTTGTACTGAAGAATTAGGTGTTTAAACAAAAATAACCATCTTCATTTCGACACTGTCAGGATAAGCAGTGGGACGTTAGGTTTAAGTTTCTGATACCTCTTCAGAAAAGGGGAGAGAAATGAGGACTGAAACCATTATTTACTTACTGGTTTCAGTCTTAAAAACCTTTCGCCGGAACAAAATCCCAGCAAAAAAGAAAACCAGGGCAATAAACCTGTACCTGCACGGACTAAGTTACAGACAGGTAGGAACAATCCTCGAAATCAGCCACACAACAGTCTGGGAAACAGTCCAAAAATTCGCGAAAGCAGTTTACCAGCCGAAAATCCTCGCAGTCAAAAAACAGAGAAACTTCATCGCAATTGACGAGACAGTGATAAAGATCAACGGCCAGAAGAGATTTCTCTGGGCTGCAATCGACGTTGAGAGCAAAGAAATCCTAGCAGTATGGATTACAAGCGTTAGGAACTGGTGGATTGCCAGGGACTTCATTCTAGTTGTTTTGAAATCCTGCGAGGGACAGCCAATTTTCCTGGTTGACAAAGGGCCGTGGTATAAATCAGCGTTTAAATCTCTCGGGCTGGATTATCTGCATGTGACTTTCGGGCCGAGGAACTGTGTTGAGCGCTGGTTTAGGACTGTTAAAGAGAGAACAAAGCGTTTCTGGAATAACTTCAGGGCTAGAGACTGGAGGAGGGTTCACAGGTTTGTTTTTCTGTTTTCATTCTGGTATAATTTTGTTAGAATTCATTCTCGGTTTGGTGGACCGCCTGGTGATGTGACTGAATGGCTTCAGGAGGTGATACCCCAGTTATCCTGACAGTATCCTTCATTTCCAACAAAAGGCTTAAAAGATACTTACCGAACAATTGTTCGGGTAATCAAATGAGAAGGCTGGGGATAATTGGAGAGGGAATAGCAGGATTAACTGCTGCAATTTCATTGGCTAAAAAGGGTTTTGAAGTAGTTATCATTGGAGAAGGGATAAAGGAAACAAATTCATATCTTGCTCAGGCAGGAATAGCCTTTCCCATTCTGGAGGGAGACTCCATCAGATCCCACGTTGTAGATACCGTCAAAGCCGGACGTTATTTAAATAACGAAGAAGCTGTATGGAGTGTGATTTCAAAATCTACTGAGGCTTATGATTTTTTACTTTCTCTCGGTTTAAGCTTTGAAGACAATGAAATCGAAGGGGGACACTCCTTTCCAAGGGTATTCACAATCAAAAATGAAACTGGAAAGCATGTGACAAAGCTCCTTTATTTAAGGGCTAAAGAGTTCGGTGTCCACTTCATAAAGGGTTTTGCATCTTCGCTGGCAATAAAAGACGAAAAATGCTATGGTGTTTTCCTCAATGGAGAGCTCCTAAAGTTTGATGCCATAATATTGGCTACTGGAGGATACACAGCATTATATAAATTTACAGCAGGCTCCCCATTAAACCTAGGGATTCTAACAGGAGACGCCCTAATGAAAAGTGCCTTAACAAGTAATTTAGAGTTCGTACAGTTTCATCCCACAGGTTTCATCGGAAAAGAGGTTAAACTTATAAGTGAAGCTGTACGGGGAGCGGGGGCTAAGCTAATCAACGAGGAGGGAGAAAGGTTTGTTAATGAACTTGAACCAAGAGATGTCGTTGCGAGGGCGATCTACAAACAGATGCAGGGAGGAAAAAGAGTTTATCTGGACGCAACAGGAGTTAAAGGGTTCAAAGAAAAGTTCCCCCAGATTTATTCGTTCCTGATCAAAGAGAAAATCAACCCTGAAAAAGATCTAATTCCAGTAACTCCAATTGCCCATTATTCTATAGGAGGTTTGAAAGTTGACCTCTATTACCGAACAAGCATCAAAAATCTCTATGCAATTGGAGAAGCAGCGGATAATGGGTTCCATGGAGCAAACAGGTTGGCAAGCAATTCCCTCCTAGAATGCGTGGTAAGCGGTTTAGAAGTTGCTAGAACGATAATGAGAGACAATCCTAAAGTCGAACATCCCAATGACGTTAGAGACACTACCCAAGAATTGGGCGATATAGATAGTGTTAGAGAAATTCTCTGGAAATATGCTGGAATAGTAAGGAATGAGAATGGCCTTAAAAAAGGGTTAAAAAAGCTAATGGGTGTCGAGGTGGATGCGAGAATCAAGCTCCTGGCAAGAGGTATTTTAGAATGTGCCTTAAAAAGGAGAGAGAGTAGAGGGGCTCACTATAGGGAGGATTATCCTTTCATGAAAGAGGAATTTGAAAGACCCAGCATTTTTCGAGGGGGTATATGTCATGAATCTGGTTGAGGAGATTATCAAGATTAAGGAAGAGAAAAACGCGATAATTTTAGCCCACAACTACCAGCTTCCTGAAGTTCAGGACATAGCCGACTTTCTCGGGGACAGCCTTGAGCTGGCGAGGAAAGCGGTGAACGTTGACGCCGACGTGATAGTCTTCGCGGGCGTCGACTTTATGGCCGAGACAGCCAAAATCCTGAATCCCACAAAGAAAGTGCTTCTCCCGACAAAGAGGGCCACGTGTGCGATGGCCAACATGCTGAAGGTTGAGCACATCCTTGAGGCCAAAAAGCGGTATCCCGACGCTCCCGTTGTCCTCTATGTAAACACGACCGCCGAGACCAAGGCCTACGCCGATGTCACCGTTACATCAGCAAATGCCACAAAAATCGTGGAGAAGCTCGATGCCGATACGGTAATCTTCGGGCCCGATAACAATTTAGCGTATTATGTGGCAAAGCGAACTGGAAAGAGAATCATCCCAATCCCTGAAGGCGGGCACTGCTACGTCCACAGGAAGTTCACCCTTGAAGACGTTGAGCGTGCAAGAGAGGAGCACCCAGAGGCAAAGCTTATGGTTCACCCCGAATGCAGTCCAGAGGTGCAAGCGAGGGCGGATTTAATAGTCTCGACCGGTGGGATGGTTAGAAATGCCTGCCAGCATGACGAGTGGGTCGTCTTTACGGAGAAGGAGATGTGCTACCGTCTGCAGAAGCTCTATCCCGATAAGAAGTTCTACCCCGCTAGTGAGGATGCCTTCTGCATTGGAATGAAGTCAATCACGCTCAAGCACATCTACGAATCCCTGAGGGATGAAAAATACGAGATTGAGGTGCCCAAAGAGATTGCTGAAAAAGCCAGGAGGGCAATAGAAAGGATGCTGGAGATGAGCGGGTAGTTAAGTATGAGGGAAACTTTTCCATTTTCTTTACCTTTACACTCAACAAGGTGGTGATGATATGGTTTCCGTTAACTATCTCCTGCGCTTCGTTGAGGAGGACGCGCCCTTCGGCGACGTCACGAGCGAGGCAGTCATACCGGAGGATCTGGAAGCTGAGGCCGTGATCATAGCAAAGCAGGATGGGGTTATCGCCGGTCTGGAGGAGGCTAAAGCCCTCTTCGAGCACTTCGATGTTAAAGTAGAACTCAAAGCAGAGGATGGCGATGAGGTGAAGAGGGGCGATGTTATCGTTAAACTTAGGGGAAATGCGAGGAAAATCCTCCTCGTGGAGCGCACTGCCTTAAACGTCATGGGCAGGATGAGCGGCATAGCCACGGAAGTGAGAAAGCTCGTGGAGAGGGTCAAGGCCGTGAACCCGAAGGTCAGGGTCGCCGGAACGAGGAAAACCCTGCTGAAGCCGATAGACAAGAGGGCCATCCTCATCGGTGGGGGAGAACCACACCGCTTCTCCCTGAGCGATGCGATACTCATAAAGGACAACCATTTAGCGTTGGTTCCGCTTGAGGAGGCAATAAGAAGGGCAAAGACATTTTCCATTTATAAGGTAGTTGAGGTCGAGGTTGAAACCTTGGAGGACGCGCTGAAGGCTGCTAAAGCCGGGGCCGACGTAATAATGCTCGACAACATGACACCGGAACAGATTGAGGATGTCCTTGAGGCTTTAAAGCATGAGGGGCTCAGGGAGAAGGTTAAGATTGAGGTAAGCGGCGGGATAACGCCCGAGAACATCGAGGAGTACGCGGGGCTCGACATCGATGTTATAAGCCTCGGAGCTTTAACGCACAGTGTGAAGAACTTTGACGTGAGCTTGGAGATTATTAAGGGTTGATTATTTCTTGAATGTTCCATTTTTGGAACAAAATTTTTTAAATTTGGAACATTAATCAGACTATTGATGAGTTATGAACGATGAGCACTTCATGAGGTTAGCTTTGAAGCTGTCCAAAAAAGGAGAGGGAAGGGCAAATCCAAATCCGATGGTTGGAGCAGTTATTGTAAAAGAGGATAAGATCATAGGAAAGGGCTATCATAAACGTTTTGGGGATAGGCATGCAGAAGTTAACGCTATAGAAGACGCAAAGAGCAAAGGCTACTCCCTCGAAGGAGCAACAATGTATGTCACTTTAGAGCCCTGTTCCCATTGGGGTAATCAGCCTCCCTGTGTTGATAGAATAATAAAGGAAGGCTTCTCAAGAGTTGTAATAGCAATGGGAGACCCCAATCCATTGGTTAATGGAAAAGGCGTTGAAAAACTCAAAAAAGCAGGCATTAAGGTTAAAGTTGGTGTTCTTGAAGAAGAGGCAAGAAAGTTGAACGAAGTGTTTCTAAAGTACATAACCACAAAAACGCCCTTTGTGGCCATAAAGCTTGCTTTAACCTTAGACGGTTTTATAGCAACAAATAGCTTCTCCTCAAAATGGATTACTGGCGAAAAAGCAAGGGAGAAAGTTCAGGAGCTCAGGAAAAAGTACATGGCAGTAATGGTTGGAGCTAATACGATTCTTAAAGACGATCCAAAACTAACTTGCAGAATAGAAGGATGCGCTGAGAAGGTGAAAGTAATCCTCGATAGGCATGGATTAACTGCTAATGGAAATTTTAGAGCTTTTGAGAAAGGAAGAGTAATAATCTTTACTGAGAGCAAAAAAGAATGGAAAAACGCTGAAGTAATTAGAGAAACAAAGCCAGAGAGAATTCTTAAAATTTTGGGCGAAAAAGGAATAGACAGCGTTTTAATTGAGGGAGGGAGAATAGCATGC
Protein-coding regions in this window:
- the nadA gene encoding quinolinate synthase NadA, giving the protein MNLVEEIIKIKEEKNAIILAHNYQLPEVQDIADFLGDSLELARKAVNVDADVIVFAGVDFMAETAKILNPTKKVLLPTKRATCAMANMLKVEHILEAKKRYPDAPVVLYVNTTAETKAYADVTVTSANATKIVEKLDADTVIFGPDNNLAYYVAKRTGKRIIPIPEGGHCYVHRKFTLEDVERAREEHPEAKLMVHPECSPEVQARADLIVSTGGMVRNACQHDEWVVFTEKEMCYRLQKLYPDKKFYPASEDAFCIGMKSITLKHIYESLRDEKYEIEVPKEIAEKARRAIERMLEMSG
- the nadC gene encoding carboxylating nicotinate-nucleotide diphosphorylase → MVSVNYLLRFVEEDAPFGDVTSEAVIPEDLEAEAVIIAKQDGVIAGLEEAKALFEHFDVKVELKAEDGDEVKRGDVIVKLRGNARKILLVERTALNVMGRMSGIATEVRKLVERVKAVNPKVRVAGTRKTLLKPIDKRAILIGGGEPHRFSLSDAILIKDNHLALVPLEEAIRRAKTFSIYKVVEVEVETLEDALKAAKAGADVIMLDNMTPEQIEDVLEALKHEGLREKVKIEVSGGITPENIEEYAGLDIDVISLGALTHSVKNFDVSLEIIKG
- the ribD gene encoding bifunctional diaminohydroxyphosphoribosylaminopyrimidine deaminase/5-amino-6-(5-phosphoribosylamino)uracil reductase RibD, with amino-acid sequence MNDEHFMRLALKLSKKGEGRANPNPMVGAVIVKEDKIIGKGYHKRFGDRHAEVNAIEDAKSKGYSLEGATMYVTLEPCSHWGNQPPCVDRIIKEGFSRVVIAMGDPNPLVNGKGVEKLKKAGIKVKVGVLEEEARKLNEVFLKYITTKTPFVAIKLALTLDGFIATNSFSSKWITGEKAREKVQELRKKYMAVMVGANTILKDDPKLTCRIEGCAEKVKVILDRHGLTANGNFRAFEKGRVIIFTESKKEWKNAEVIRETKPERILKILGEKGIDSVLIEGGRIACQFLPFANKLHLFYGNKLFGKGISPFECLNVDKVSDAFKVEFLKFESFGDSFYVEVKPCSQG